A window of Chloroflexota bacterium contains these coding sequences:
- the glgP gene encoding alpha-glucan family phosphorylase: protein MDFLGRLSIFPRTPEALNRLPELANNLWWSWNSDAQDLFCDIDPELWEKVAHNPVKFQREVSQEKLDAVAKDEDYLERYNKVLARFDAYMNPEETWFSRRFPNHTGEVIAYYSAEFGMHEALPIYSGGLGILSGDHCKTASDLGLPFVAVGFLYPQGYFTQYIDPDGWQQARYSKLSFSEVPATPALDKNGKEVLIKCELPGRDVFAKVWKIQVGRIPLFLMDTDVPLNQPGDRELSARLYGGDHNLRISQEFVLGIGGVRAIRALGVKPMVWHMNEGHSAFLGLERLREYVEHGGLSVAEALEVVRSSTIFTTHTPVPAGHDVFSWDLIDQFFGKFWGRLGLSREQFLELARHDQSWGPGYSMTVLAMRMAGRINAVARLHGEVSRAMWHWLWPDTPVDEVPISYVTNGVHLETWLGPEMVALLDNYLPEDWKDRLDDPAVLDLIDDIPDEDFWAAQQSAKGRLIEFVRERARARSIRQGESPAVLEQIDDILDPNALTIGFARRFATYKRATLIFRDMDRFSRLFKDPEKPVQILFSGKAHPADDLGKSLIQDIVRVAQSPEYWAKVIFIEDYEMNVARYLVQGTDMWLNTPRRPREASGTSGQKAAMNGNPNFSVLDGWWAEGYHGNNGWAIGENWEYRDQETQDEADARSLYWTLEHDIIPLYFDRDKNGVPHGWVKVAKEAMRSSLWDFNFRRMLGEYTDQLYVPTAISSQAYRADDFAVARDLAQWRSTIRQNWSEVAVNAKGPNETQFTIGETAPVSALVALGVLTPDQVTVEIVFGEDSGGRLASPQTAPMNLVGEQTNGIYLYKYEGGFVPNKTGALLYGVRVLPRHDHMLNQHEMALVTWA, encoded by the coding sequence GTGGATTTTCTTGGACGCCTTTCGATTTTCCCCCGAACTCCTGAAGCTCTCAACCGTCTTCCCGAACTCGCCAACAACCTCTGGTGGAGTTGGAACAGCGATGCTCAGGACCTGTTTTGTGATATCGACCCCGAACTGTGGGAAAAAGTTGCCCACAACCCTGTAAAGTTCCAGCGCGAGGTGAGTCAGGAAAAACTGGATGCCGTTGCCAAAGACGAAGACTACCTGGAACGCTATAACAAGGTACTTGCCCGCTTTGATGCCTACATGAACCCGGAGGAGACCTGGTTCAGCCGAAGGTTTCCCAATCACACCGGTGAAGTGATTGCCTACTATTCCGCGGAATTCGGCATGCACGAAGCATTGCCCATTTATTCCGGCGGCCTGGGAATCCTCTCCGGTGACCACTGCAAGACCGCAAGCGACCTGGGGTTACCCTTCGTCGCCGTAGGTTTCCTCTATCCCCAGGGCTATTTTACGCAGTACATCGACCCCGATGGTTGGCAACAGGCTCGCTACAGCAAGTTGAGTTTTTCCGAGGTGCCCGCCACACCAGCCCTCGACAAGAACGGCAAGGAAGTTCTGATAAAATGTGAACTGCCTGGTCGCGATGTCTTCGCCAAGGTGTGGAAGATCCAGGTGGGACGGATTCCCCTCTTTCTAATGGATACCGATGTTCCCCTGAACCAGCCCGGCGATCGCGAACTCAGCGCCCGGCTTTACGGTGGCGATCACAATCTTCGCATCAGCCAGGAGTTCGTTCTTGGAATCGGTGGCGTGCGAGCCATCCGGGCCCTGGGTGTCAAGCCCATGGTCTGGCACATGAACGAAGGCCACTCCGCATTTCTTGGCCTCGAGCGGCTGCGGGAATACGTTGAGCACGGGGGGCTTTCTGTGGCAGAGGCGTTGGAGGTAGTGCGCAGCAGTACCATCTTTACAACCCACACGCCGGTGCCCGCGGGCCATGATGTATTCAGCTGGGACCTGATCGATCAGTTCTTCGGCAAATTCTGGGGGCGGCTGGGATTGAGCCGGGAGCAATTTCTCGAACTGGCCCGCCACGATCAAAGCTGGGGCCCCGGCTACAGCATGACTGTGCTGGCGATGCGCATGGCAGGCCGCATCAACGCCGTCGCCAGGCTGCACGGCGAGGTCTCCCGTGCCATGTGGCACTGGCTCTGGCCCGACACGCCGGTGGATGAAGTTCCCATCAGCTATGTCACCAATGGCGTTCACCTGGAAACCTGGCTTGGGCCGGAGATGGTGGCCCTTCTCGATAACTACCTGCCAGAAGATTGGAAGGATAGGCTGGATGATCCCGCTGTCCTGGATCTTATCGATGATATTCCCGATGAAGACTTCTGGGCTGCCCAACAGAGCGCCAAGGGCCGGCTGATCGAGTTTGTGCGCGAGCGAGCCCGGGCGCGCAGCATTCGTCAAGGCGAGTCTCCGGCAGTTCTGGAACAGATCGATGATATTCTCGATCCAAATGCGTTGACCATCGGTTTTGCCCGTCGATTTGCCACCTACAAGAGAGCCACCCTGATCTTCCGCGATATGGATCGCTTCAGTCGCCTCTTCAAGGATCCGGAAAAACCGGTGCAAATCCTCTTTTCTGGCAAGGCCCACCCCGCCGATGATCTCGGAAAGTCCTTGATTCAAGACATCGTTCGAGTGGCTCAATCGCCCGAGTATTGGGCGAAGGTCATCTTTATCGAGGACTACGAGATGAACGTAGCCCGTTACCTGGTGCAGGGAACCGATATGTGGCTAAACACACCCCGTCGTCCCCGGGAGGCCAGCGGTACCAGCGGTCAGAAGGCCGCCATGAACGGCAATCCCAACTTCAGCGTGCTGGATGGCTGGTGGGCTGAAGGTTATCATGGCAACAACGGATGGGCAATAGGCGAAAACTGGGAATACCGGGATCAGGAGACACAGGATGAGGCCGATGCCCGCTCCCTCTACTGGACCCTGGAACACGATATCATCCCACTCTACTTTGATCGCGACAAAAACGGCGTTCCCCACGGCTGGGTGAAAGTTGCCAAGGAGGCGATGCGCAGCAGCCTTTGGGACTTCAATTTCCGCCGCATGCTGGGAGAATATACCGACCAGCTCTATGTGCCGACTGCCATCTCGAGCCAGGCCTACCGGGCGGACGATTTCGCCGTGGCCCGTGATTTAGCCCAGTGGCGAAGCACGATCCGGCAAAACTGGTCGGAGGTAGCAGTGAATGCCAAAGGTCCCAACGAAACCCAGTTCACCATCGGCGAGACTGCACCAGTCAGCGCGTTGGTGGCCCTTGGCGTCCTGACGCCGGACCAGGTGACGGTCGAGATCGTTTTCGGCGAAGACTCCGGCGGACGCCTGGCGTCGCCGCAGACAGCGCCCATGAACCTGGTCGGCGAGCAGACGAACGGCATCTATCTCTACAAGTATGAGGGCGGTTTTGTGCCCAACAAGACCGGTGCCCTGCTTTACGGTGTGCGCGTGTTGCCCAGACACGATCACATGCTGAACCAGCACGAAATGGCGCTGGTCA
- a CDS encoding NAD(P)-dependent oxidoreductase: MRVLITGITGFIGGHLAERLLSDGFELRGLVREPASAGWLAQQGADLCQGDLRQLSSLKKAVQDCDIVLHAAAWTGEPGLSGTQAWLINVVATRHLLEAARQSGVQQFIYFSSVAVYGINRSAVIDEGASIFPVGQLYPDSKIAAETLVRYAQTQGLQTTIIRPASTYGPRGVAWSVRPIESIKSGRLVLLGKDAGLVNTGYIDNVVDGVSLAMNNPSAFGETFNLCDGTVVTYREFYLRYARMLGKQGLPTMPAWLARGAATAPGRFLRGLLGRQVPGPWSVHFRFNPSRFSVEKAQRVLGYQPMIDFETGMRHTEEWLREAGYLKMTGS; this comes from the coding sequence ATGCGCGTCCTGATTACCGGCATCACCGGCTTTATCGGGGGACACCTGGCAGAACGTCTGCTATCGGATGGTTTTGAGCTACGCGGCCTGGTGCGTGAGCCCGCGTCCGCTGGCTGGCTGGCGCAGCAGGGAGCCGATCTGTGTCAGGGCGATCTCCGCCAGCTGTCCTCCCTGAAAAAAGCTGTACAGGATTGCGATATTGTCCTTCATGCAGCGGCCTGGACAGGTGAACCAGGATTGAGCGGGACGCAGGCCTGGCTGATCAACGTGGTAGCGACACGGCATCTGCTCGAGGCTGCACGCCAGTCAGGTGTGCAGCAGTTCATCTACTTCAGCAGCGTCGCAGTCTACGGCATCAACCGGTCTGCGGTGATCGACGAAGGCGCTTCGATCTTTCCGGTCGGTCAACTCTACCCTGACAGCAAAATCGCGGCTGAAACGTTAGTGCGATACGCACAGACCCAGGGATTGCAGACGACGATCATCCGCCCCGCCTCAACTTATGGCCCGCGGGGGGTAGCATGGTCGGTGCGTCCGATAGAATCGATCAAATCGGGGCGATTAGTGCTGCTGGGAAAAGATGCTGGCCTGGTCAATACCGGCTATATCGACAACGTGGTTGACGGCGTCAGCCTTGCCATGAACAATCCCTCAGCCTTTGGAGAGACCTTCAACCTTTGCGACGGTACGGTCGTCACTTATCGGGAGTTTTACCTGCGCTACGCCCGGATGTTGGGAAAGCAGGGCCTGCCAACGATGCCCGCCTGGCTTGCCCGCGGTGCCGCGACGGCCCCGGGGCGATTTCTGCGGGGACTGTTGGGGAGACAAGTGCCCGGCCCCTGGAGCGTCCATTTCCGCTTTAACCCGAGCCGCTTCAGTGTAGAGAAGGCACAGCGGGTTCTCGGATACCAGCCGATGATCGATTTCGAAACGGGTATGCGCCATACTGAAGAGTGGCTGCGCGAGGCAGGTTATCTTAAGATGACCGGTTCATGA
- a CDS encoding CBS domain-containing protein, which yields MASTIAEIMTTRLVTIEPQNSVATAIRLMRQGELRRLPVVENGKLVGMVTSGDLRRITGLSSILYDQSQDNFLWRHIPIGNVMSRDPIILTPETPISDAASLLIKRKISGFPVVQKGVLVGIITTSDLLETLIDCERQFAQVDRKAQSPLL from the coding sequence GTGGCAAGCACCATTGCAGAAATCATGACCACCAGGCTGGTGACAATAGAGCCTCAGAACAGTGTGGCGACGGCTATCCGACTGATGCGTCAAGGCGAGCTGCGTCGCCTGCCCGTGGTCGAGAACGGCAAATTGGTCGGCATGGTGACCAGCGGTGATTTACGCCGGATCACCGGATTGAGTTCGATCTTATACGACCAGAGCCAGGACAATTTCCTCTGGCGCCACATTCCAATCGGCAATGTAATGAGCCGTGATCCGATCATTCTCACTCCGGAGACACCCATCTCTGATGCCGCAAGCCTGCTCATCAAACGAAAGATCAGCGGATTTCCGGTGGTCCAAAAGGGTGTGTTGGTGGGAATCATAACCACCAGCGATCTCTTGGAAACATTGATCGATTGTGAGCGTCAGTTTGCCCAGGTCGACCGGAAAGCCCAGTCGCCGTTGCTCTAA
- a CDS encoding CBS domain-containing protein encodes MKQKTVLQAKRLGIEGCSADDRLGPIARRMADDDISALVVVDDEGFLRGIITRSDLLRAYANDRQWKAKPVGDYMTSDVITVGPETSLSDVVATLTARNVHRLVVVRQEMGKERPIAVISDSDLVCDMADDL; translated from the coding sequence ATGAAGCAGAAGACTGTGTTACAGGCCAAGCGTCTTGGCATCGAAGGTTGCTCCGCCGATGACCGGTTGGGGCCTATCGCCCGGCGGATGGCGGACGATGATATCAGTGCGCTCGTTGTCGTTGACGACGAGGGTTTTCTTCGTGGTATCATCACCCGCAGTGATCTGCTGCGCGCTTATGCGAACGACCGGCAATGGAAGGCGAAACCGGTCGGTGACTATATGACCAGCGATGTCATCACGGTTGGGCCGGAAACCTCTCTCTCGGATGTTGTGGCAACTCTGACCGCTAGAAACGTCCACCGGCTGGTAGTGGTTCGCCAGGAGATGGGCAAAGAGCGCCCCATTGCCGTGATTTCGGATTCTGATCTCGTTTGTGATATGGCCGACGACCTGTAG